The Desulfobulbus propionicus DSM 2032 DNA segment GCCATCCGGGAACTTCTGCCCAATCGTGACGGAGGGAAGCCATGAGAATTTTAGTCATTGACGATGACGAGCAGATGCGGATTTTGCTGCGTCAGGTGATGGAATGGGCGGGCTACGAGGTCACCGAGGCTGGGGATGGCCGCGAGGGCATGCACAAACAGCGCCGACAGCCGGCCAATTTGGTGATCACCGACCTAATCATGCCGGAGCAGGAGGGGCTGAAAACCATCACCTCGCTCAAGAAGGAGTTCCCGGAGGTCAAGATCATTGCCATCTCCGGCGGCGGTCGTATCGGGCCGGAGGCCTATCTGCCGGCGGCGCAGGAGCTGGGGGCGGACAGGGTGTTCAGCAAGCCCTTCGAAGTTCGGGAACTGGTCGATGCGGTCAAGGAGCTACTTGAACATGAATGAGATATACGCCCTTGTGGTCGACAACAGTCCGGTCATTCGCAGGATTCTTGGCTATGTGCTGGAAGCCGAGGGATGCACGGTGGAGACGGCCGAGGATGGTCTGGCCGCGCTGGATTGCATCGCCAGGCGGCGGCCCGACGTGCTCTTCACCGATCTGATCATGCCCAAGATCGATGGGGAGAAATTGTGTTACATCATCCGCAATACCCCGGAACTCAAGGATATCTTCCTGGTGGTCCTTTCAG contains these protein-coding regions:
- a CDS encoding response regulator — translated: MRILVIDDDEQMRILLRQVMEWAGYEVTEAGDGREGMHKQRRQPANLVITDLIMPEQEGLKTITSLKKEFPEVKIIAISGGGRIGPEAYLPAAQELGADRVFSKPFEVRELVDAVKELLEHE